A portion of the Cryptomeria japonica chromosome 5, Sugi_1.0, whole genome shotgun sequence genome contains these proteins:
- the LOC131075483 gene encoding L-type lectin-domain containing receptor kinase IX.1, which yields MAVKMGRLYGTQLLCVSLLCIVASIISVTEAEILSFSFPPQMGLLNKGDAYFQSNNLIQLTSNQSSTSGLVICNRSIPLWDSSSGALANFSTHFQFIISKQDQINLYGDGMMFFLVPFDLSMEPVGDYFGVFNDEDYGATPFDVVAVEFDTFQDEWDVDDNHVGIDINNVLSTTFQRVSLESLSERPEEENLKNGEKWDAWVDYDGGSKMLNVFLLHNPKGQSDISKPQSSILESLIDLRSFLPMNVKVGLSASASSNAQTHTVFSWNFSSQYSWEISAPNSSPNPNPSPDPNSSPKASEPDRILKSKPKYSAAVIILLCFFASMFVISSSMYVGRRWCFRKGKISDEESDKELDEWFSQGPRRFSYAELAAATKNFRETEKLGEGGFGGVFKGILPGTNEPVAVKRLARGSKQGRNEYVSEVTVISNLRHRNLVQLLGWCHKKEELLLVYELLPNGSLDQYISGEKKMVLGWKQRYGIACDIASALAYLHEDWEQRVVHRDVKSSNVMLDSNFNGKLGDFGLARLIERGGEDSHTTVVAGTMGYLAPECVVTGRANAGADVYSFGALVLEIACGRPPVDRTLTEADSRLVKWVWNFYKKGKILCAADLKLCGNFNAEEMERLMLVGLLCSHPNPDSRPSMREAIKILKLEADLPKVPLNFPVPVYADILTSPSISSNSSCVENTYFPSASISSNSFGNTHFPSPSTASTRPMDPWTIWRQGDLFR from the coding sequence ATGGCAGTTAAGATGGGAAGGCTCTATGGCACTCAGCTTCTCTGCGTCTCATTGCTCTGTATTGTAGCTTCAATTATTTCTGTGACAGAGGCAGAAATTCTGAGCTTCAGTTTCCCTCCTCAAATGGGTTTGCTGAACAAGGGGGATGCCTATTTTCAGAGCAACAATCTTATACAACTCACCTCAAATCAGAGCTCTACCTCTGGGCTGGTGATCTGCAATAGATCAATTCCACTGTGGGATTCTTCTTCTGGGGCTCTGGCAAATTTCTCAACACATTTCCAATTCATCATCAGTAAGCAAGATCAAATCAATCTCTATGGAGACGGAATGATGTTCTTCTTGGTTCCTTTCGACTTATCCATGGAACCAGTCGGCGACTATTTTGGTGTATTTAACGATGAAGACTATGGTGCCACGCCCTTCGATGTCGTCGCTGTGGAGTTCGACACGTTCCAGGATGAATGGGATGTGGACGACAATCATGTCGGAATCGACATCAATAATGTCCTCTCCACTACTTTCCAGCGGGTGAGCTTAGAAAGTTTAAGCGAGCGGCCGGAGGAAGAAAATCTCAAGAATGGGGAAAAATGGGACGCCTGGGTGGATTATGACGGCGGATCAAAGATGCTGAATGTATTCCTTTTGCATAATCCCAAAGGTCAGTCTGATATTTCCAAGCCTCAGAGCTCTATCCTGGAGTCTCTAATAGATCTTCGTTCCTTTCTTCCCATGAATGTCAAGGTGGGTCTCTCGGCCTCGGCTTCTTCTAATGCACAGACCCACACAGTTTTTTCTTGGAATTTCTCTTCTCAATACTCATGGGAGATTTCAGCCCCGAATTCAAGCCCAAATCCAAATCCAAGCCCAGACCCAAATTCAAGCCCAAAGGCAAGTGAACCAGATAGAatcctcaaatcaaaaccaaagtaTTCGGCAGCTGTGATCATTTTGTTGTGTTTCTTTGCGAGCATGTTTGTCATCAGCAGTTCTATGTATGTGGGTAGACGGTGGTGTTTCAGAAAAGGAAAGATTAGTGATGAGGAGAGCGATAAGGAGCTTGACGAATGGTTTTCTCAGGGGCCCCGCAGATTCTCCTATGCTGAACTCGCGGCTGCTACCAAAAACTTCAGAGAGACTGAAAAGCTGGGTGAAGGAGGCTTCGGAGGCGTCTTCAAGGGCATCTTGCCCGGCACAAATGAACCAGTGGCAGTGAAGAGATTAGCCAGGGGGTCAAAACAGGGGAGAAATGAATATGTTTCAGAGGTTACTGTAATCAGTAATCTGAGGCACCGTAACCTTGTGCAGCTTTTGGGATGGTGCCATAAAAAGGAGGAGTTGCTTCTGGTCTACGAGCTGCTCCCTAATGGAAGCCTGGATCAATATATTTCTGGGGAGAAAAAGATGGTTCTTGGGTGGAAACAGAGGTATGGCATTGCCTGTGATATAGCCTCTGCTCTTGCTTATCTTCATGAAGATTGGGAACAGCGGGTGGTGCACAGAGATGTGAAATCTAGCAATGTAATGCTTGACTCCAATTTTAATGGGAAGCTAGGGGATTTTGGTCTGGCTCGACTGATAGAGCGTGGTGGTGAGGATTCCCATACGACTGTGGTTGCAGGGACTATGGGCTATTTGGCACCAGAGTGTGTAGTCACTGGAAGAGCGAATGCAGGAGCAGATGTGTACAGCTTTGGGGCTCTGGTCTTGGAAATTGCATGCGGACGGCCGCCGGTGGATCGGACTCTAACAGAAGCTGACAGTAGATTGGTGAAATGGGTTTGGAATTTTTATAAAAAGGGGAAGATTTTGTGTGCTGCGGATTTAAAATTATGTGGGAATTTCAATGCTGAGGAGATGGAAAGGCTGATGTTGGTGGGATTGCTCTGTTCTCATCCGAATCCTGATTCAAGACCTTCAATGAGAGAGGCTATTAAGATCTTGAAACTTGAAGCTGATTTGCCAAAAGTTCCTCTCAATTTCCCTGTGCCTGTGTATGCCGATATTCTTACCTCGCCTTCGATATCATCGAACAGCTCGTGCGTCGAGAATACATATTTTCCCTCGGCTTCGATATCATCAAACAGCTTCGGGAATACACATTTTCCCTCGCCTTCTACGGCTTCAACGCGACCCATGGACCCATGGACTATATGGAGGCAAGGTGATTTGTTCAGATAG